The Xenopus laevis strain J_2021 chromosome 5L, Xenopus_laevis_v10.1, whole genome shotgun sequence genome has a segment encoding these proteins:
- the LOC121393714 gene encoding uncharacterized protein LOC121393714 — MTNHCVETFVKAVERDIGKLEWSKRHSKTLNLSREERVALQTLKDDTSIIIKPADKGGAIVVMDMETYRGEALSQLQDTTHYRILGGDPTNDLKQMIDNLLKISEEAGIITNRLKKFLQVDNPIIPVFYLLPKIHKNLQRPPGRPIVAGMSSVFQPIAVMLDTVLNPIVVCTKSYVKDTTDFINKLNEIELNTKDVFLCTMDVSSLYTSIPHDQGIEVITAAMADLGLPGGVVDLLLQLLGWILKRNYFLFEVFTHPLQSKGYHIAKCYEQDAL, encoded by the exons atgaCTAATCACTGCGTTGAGACATTTGTAAAGGCAGTAGAAAGGGACATTGGAAAACTAGAATGGTCAAAAAGACATAGTAAAACCCTAAATCTATCTAGGGAGGAACGCGTGGCTTTGCAGACTTTGAAAGATGATACTTCCATCATCATTAAGCCAGCCGACAAAGGTGGCGCTATAGTGGTCATGGACATGGAAACATACAGGGGGGAGGCACTCTCTCAGTTACAAGACACAACGCATTACAGGATATTAGGTGGGGATCCGACAAATGATTTGAAACAGATGATAGATAATCTATTAAAGATCAGTGAAGAAGCTGGTATCATTACAAAccgtttaaaaaaatttttgcaggtTGATAACCCCATAATACCTGTCTTTTATCTTTTACCAAAGATACACAAAAATCTGCAGAGACCACCAGGGAGACCCATTGTGGCAGGAATGTCGTCTGTATTTCAACCTATAGCAGTCATGTTGGACACTGTCCTCAATCCTATAGTGGTATGTACTAAGTCCTATGTTAAGGACACTACTGATTTCATTAATAAGCTAAATGAGATTGAATTGAACACAAAAGATGTATTTCTTTGCACAATGGACGTCTCCTCCCTCTATACCTCTATCCCCCATGATCAGGGAATCGAGGTTATCACAGCAGCAATGGCAGATCTTGGATTACCAGGGGGAGTGGTGGATTTACTTCTACAACTTCTGGGATGGATCCTGAAAAGGAATTATTTCCTCTTTGAAG TTTTCACCCACCCTCTACAATCAaagggctaccatatagccaaatGTTACGAACAAGACGCATTGTAA